A part of Brassica rapa cultivar Chiifu-401-42 chromosome A05, CAAS_Brap_v3.01, whole genome shotgun sequence genomic DNA contains:
- the LOC103869892 gene encoding monothiol glutaredoxin-S15, mitochondrial, which yields MAAALSSKFLKGITSLHSLRSTRLASASVYQHGMMRYSSTVPSDSDTHDDFKPTQKVPSGSTDSLKDIVENDVKENPVMIYMKGVPEAPQCGFSSLAVRVLQQYNVPIGARNILEDQELKNAVKSFSHWPTFPQIFIKGEFIGGSDIILNMHKEGELEEKLKDVSGNQKSQ from the exons ATGGCGGCTGCTTTGTCGAGCAAGTTTCTTAAAGGAATCACAAGCCTTCACTCTCTTCGTTCTACTAGATTG GCATCTGCATCTGTCTACCAACATGGGATGATGAGATACTCCTCCACAGTGCCCAGCGATTCAGACACGCATGATGATTTCAAGCCTACACAGAAAGTCCCTTCTGGTTCTACAGACTCGCTAAAGGATATCGTTGAGAAT GATGTGAAGGAGAATCCTGTTATGATCTACATGAAAGGAGTTCCGGAAGCTCCTCAGTGTGGGTTTAGCTCACTAGCCGTAAGAGTTCTGCAACAGTATA ATGTGCCTATTGGTGCTAGAAACATTCTTGAAGATCAAGAATTGAAAAATGCTGTCAAATCTTTCAG CCATTGGCCTACGTTTCCACAGATCTTCATCAAGGGAGAGTTTATTGGAGGCTCAGACATCATCCTTAACATGCACAAG gaaggtgaacttgaggaaaAGCTTAAAGACGTCTCTGGAAACCAAAAGTCTCAATAA